A single region of the Anguilla anguilla isolate fAngAng1 chromosome 17, fAngAng1.pri, whole genome shotgun sequence genome encodes:
- the smarca4a gene encoding SWI/SNF related, matrix associated, actin dependent regulator of chromatin, subfamily a, member 4a isoform X2 translates to MSTPDPPIGGPPRPGPSPGPGPSPGAMMGPSPGPSPGSTHSMMGPSPGPPSSGHPLPPQGPSGYPQENMHPMHKPMEGMHEKGMAEDPRFAQMKGVGMRPGGHSGMGPPPSPMDQHSQGYPSPLGGSDHAPSPVPANGPPSGPMMPSGPGGMPMDGGSGGGGGGDPQAMGGQPNRGGPPGGVQGGPGGPTPFNQNQLHQLRAQIMAYKMLARGQPLPDHLQMAVQGKRPMPGMQQPMANMPPAPGPGAGPGTGPGPAPANYNRAHGVVGPNMPPPGPSGVPPGMQGQPPNGPPKAWPEGPMVNAAAPSAAPQKLIPPQPSGRPSPAPPSVPPAASPVMPPQTQSPGQPSQPPSMVLHQKQNRITPVQKPRGLDPVEILQEREYRLQARIAHRIQDLENLPGSLPGDLRTKANIELKALRLLNFQRQLRQEVVVCMRRDTALETALNAKAYKRSKRQSLREARITEKLEKQQKIEQERKRRQKHQEYLNSILQHAKDFKEYHRSITGKIQKLTKAVATYHANTEREQKKENERIEKERMRRLMAEDEEGYRKLIDQKKDKRLAYLLQQTDEYVASLTELVRAHKAVQALKEKKKKKKKKKLENAEGQTPTLGPDGEPLDETSQMSDLPVKVIHIDSGKILTGMDAPRAGQLEAWLEVNPGYEVAPRSDSEDSGSEEEEEEEEEPQTSQAPVEEKKKIPDPDSEDVSEVDALHIIENAKQDVDDEYGSAAFARGLQSYYAVAHAVTERVDKQSSLLINGQLKQYQIKGLEWLVSLYNNNLNGILADEMGLGKTIQTIALITYLMEYKRINGPFLIIVPLSTLSNWVYEFDKWAPSVVKVSYKGSPAARRAFLPQLRNGKFNVLLTTYEYIIKDKHILAKIRWKYMIVDEGHRMKNHHCKLTQVLNTHYLAPRRLLLTGTPLQNKLPELWALLNFLLPTIFKSCNTFEQWFNAPFAMTGEKVDLNEEETILIIRRLHKVLRPFLLRRLKKEVEAQLPEKVEYVIKCDMSALQRVLYRHMQAKGVLLTDGSEKDKKGKGGTKTLMNTIMQLRKICNHPYMFQHIEESFSEHLGFTNGIVQGPDLYRASGKFELLDRILPKLRATNHKVLLFCQMTTLMTIMEDYFAFRNFQYLRLDGTTKADDRGMLLKTFNDPASQYFIFILSTRAGGLGLNLQSADTVVIFDSDWNPHQDLQAQDRAHRIGQQNEVRVLRLCTVNSVEEKILAAAKYKLNVDQKVIQAGMFDQKSSSHERRAFLQAILEHEEQDEEEDEVPDDETVNQMIARSEEEFDHFMRMDLDRRREEARNPKRRPRLMEEDELPGWIMKDDAEVERLTCEEEEEKMFGRGSRQRKEVDYSDSLTEKQWLKAIEEGTLEEIEEEVRHKKTTRKRKRDRDLDLPGPAPPSASTPRPREKDEDAAKKQKKRGRPPAEKLSPNPPALTKKMRKTVDAVIKYRDGNNGRQLSEVFIQLPSRKELPEYYELIRKPVDFRKIKERIRSHKYRSLNDLEKDVMLLCQNAQTFNLEGSLIYEDSIVLQSVFTSVRQKIEKEEDTEGDDSEEEEEEADEGSESESRSVKVKIKLGRKEKGLERAKGRRRMGRGSRAKPVVSDDDSEDEQEEERSASGSEED, encoded by the exons TGGGGGGCTCGGACCACGCTCCCAGCCCCGTTCCTGCTAATGGCCCCCCATCTGGTCCCATGATGCCCTCTGGCCCGGGCGGGATGCCCATGGACGGAGGCAGcggcggtggtggcgggggCGACCCCCAGGCCATGGGGGGCCAGCCGAACCGGGGCGGGCCCCCGGGCGGGGTGCAGGGCGGGCCCGGAGGACCCACGCCCTTCAACCAGAACCAGCTGCACCAGCTGCGGGCGCAGATCATGGCGTACAAGATGCTGGCTCGCGGGCAGCCGCTCCCGGACCACCTGCAGATGGCGGTGCAGGGCAAGCGGCCCATGCCCGGCATGCAGCAGCCCATGGCCAACATGCCCCCCGCCCCTGGGCCTGGCGCCGGTCCTGGGACGGGCCCTGGGCCCGCCCCCGCCAACTACAACCGGGCGCACG GAGTAGTTGGCCCCAACATGCCTCCCCCTGGACCTTCTGGAGTGCCTCCGGGAATGCAGGGACAGCCCCCCAACGGACCTCCAAAAGCCTGGCCAGAAG GGCCGATGGTGAACGCAGCCGCCCCCTCCGCCGCCCCCCAGAAGCTCATCCCCCCGCAGCCCTCGGGCCGcccctccccggccccgccctccgtGCCCCCGGCTGCCTCCCCCGTCATGCCCCCCCAGACCCAGTCGCCCGGGCAACCCTCGCAGCCCCCGTCCATGGTGCTGCACCAGAAGCAGAACCGCATCACGCCCGTCCAGAAGCCGCGCGGCCTGGACCCTGTGGAGATCCTGCAGGAGCGCGAGTACAG actgcaggcacgcATCGCTCACCGCATCCAGGACCTGGAGAACCTTCCGGGCTCGCTGCCTGGGGACCTGAGGACCAAAGCCAACATTGAGCTGAAAGCCCTGAGACTGCTCAACTTCCAGAGACAG CTGCGGCAGGAGGTGGTGGTGTGCATGCGCAGGGACACGGCGCTGGAGACGGCGCTCAACGCCAAGGCCTACAAGCGCAGCAAGCGGCAGTCGCTCCGCGAGGCGCGCATCACCGAGAAGCTGGAGAAGCAGCAGAAGATCGAGCAGGAGCGCAAGCGCCGCCAGAAACAccag GAGTACCTCAACAGCATCCTACAGCATGCCAAGGACTTTAAGGAGTACCACCGCTCCATCACCGGGAAGATCCAGAAGCTGACCAAAGCTGTGGCCACCTACCACGCCAACACTGAGCGCGAGCAGAAGAAGGAGAACGAGCGCATCGAGAAGGAGCGAATGAGGAGGCTGATG gctgaggatgaggagggcTACAGGAAGCTGATCGATCAGAAGAAGGACAAGCGGCTGGCCTACCTGCTGCAGCAGACGGACGAGTACGTGGCCAGCCTGACTGAGCTGGTGCGCGCCCACAAGGCTGTGCAGGCCCtcaaggagaagaagaagaagaagaaaaagaag AAGCTGGAGAATGCAGAGGGACAGACCCCCACCCTGGGGCCTGACGGAGAG cccctgGATGAGACCAGCCAGATGAGTGACCTGCCGGTTAAGGTCATCCACATCGACAGCGGCAAAATCCTGACGGGCATGGACGCGCCCCGGGCGGGGCAGCTGGAGGCCTGGCTGGAGGTGAACCCAGG GTACGAAGTTGCCCCCAGGTCTGATAGTGAGGACAGTGggtctgaggaggaggag gaggaagaggaggagccccAGACTTCGCAGGCTCCtgtggaggagaagaagaaaattcCGGACCCGGACAGCGAGGATGTGTCGGAGGTGGACGCGCTTCACATCATTGA AAATGCCAAGCAGGACGTCGACGATGAGTATGGCAGCGCGGCCTTCGCCCGCGGGCTGCAGTCGTACTACGCGGTGGCCCACGCCGTCACCGAGAGGGTGGACAAGCAGTCTTCTCTGCTCATCAACGGGCAGCTCAAGCAGTACCAG ATTAAGGGCCTGGAGTGGCTGGTGTCTCTGTACAACAACAACCTGAACGGGATCCTGGCGGACGAGATGGGTCTGGGGAAGACCATCCAGACCATCGCCCTCATCACCTACCTCATGGAGTACAAGCGCATCAACGGACCCTTCCTCATCATCGTGCCCCTCTC AACGCTCTCCAACTGGGTGTACGAGTTTGACAAGTGGGCACCGTCTGTGGTGAAGGTGTCTTACAAG GGATCTCCTGCTGCTCGACGAGCCTTTTTGCCTCAGCTGCGCAATGGAAAATTCAACGTGCTGCTCACCACCTACGAGTACATCATCAAGGACAAGCATATACTGGCCAAG ATCCGTTGGAAGTACATGATCGTGGACGAGGGCCACCGCATGAAGAATCACCACTGCAAGCTGACGCAGGTGCTCAACACGCACTACCTGGCTCCACGGCGCCTCCTACTGACCGGGACGCCCCTGCAGAACAAGCTGCCCGAGCTCTGGGCCCTGCTCAACTTCCTGCTGCCCACCATCTTCAAGAGCTGCAACACCTTCGAGCAGTGGTTCAACGCCCCATTCGCCATGACTGGAGAGAAG gtggatCTGAACGAGGAGGAGACCATTCTGATTATCAGGCGTCTGCACAAGGTTCTCAGGCCCTTCCTCTTGCGCCGGCTCAAGAAGGAGGTCGAGGCCCAGCTGCCCGAGAAG GTGGAGTACGTCATCAAGTGTGACATGTCCGCCTTGCAGAGGGTTctgtacagacacatgcaggccAAGGGCGTCCTGCTCACCGACGGCTCCGAGAAAGACAAGAAG GGTAAGGGAGGTACCAAGACCCTGATGAACACGATCATGCAGCTGAGGAAGATCTGCAACCATCCCTACATGTTCCAGCACATCGAG GAATCCTTCTCCGAGCACTTGGGATTCACAAACGGGATCGTTCAAGG GCCCGACCTGTACCGCGCCTCTGGGAAGTTTGAGCTGCTGGACCGCATCCTGCCCAAGCTGCGGGCCACCAACCACAAGGTGCTGCTCTTCTGCCAGATGACCACGCTCATGACCATCATGGAGGACTACTTCGCCTTCCGGAACTTCCAGTACCTGCGCCTGGATG gtaCTACGAAGGCTGATGACCGAGGCATGCTGCTGAAGACCTTTAACGACCCCGCGTCTCAGTACTTCATCTTCATCCTGAGCACccgggcgggggggctgggccTCAACCTGCAGTCCGCCGACACCGTGGTCATCTTCGACAGTGACTGGAACCCCCACCAG gacctgCAGGCCCAGGACAGGGCCCACCGAATCGGGCAGCAGAACGAGGTGCGCGTCCTGCGCCTCTGCACCGTCAACAGCGTGGAGGAGAAGATCCTGGCCGCCGCCAAGTACAAGCTGAACGTGGACCAGAAGGTGATCCAGGCCGGCATGTTCGACCAGAAGTCCTCCAGCCACGAGCGCCGCGCCTTCCTGCAGGCCATCCTGGAGCACGAGGAGCAGGACGAG GAGGAGGACGAGGTGCCGGATGACGAGACTGTGAACCAGATGATCGCCAGAAGTGAGGAGGAGTTTGACCACTTCATG CGGATGGACCTGGACCGGCGGCGGGAGGAGGCCCGGAACCCCAAGCGCCGGCCGCGGCTGATGGAGGAGGACGAGCTGCCCGGCTGGATCATGAAGGACGACGCCGAGGTGGAGCGGCTCACctgcgaggaggaggaggagaagatgtTCGGCCGCGGCTCCCGACAGCGCAAGGAGGTGGACTACAGCGACTCGCTCACGGAGAAGCAGTGGCTCAAG GCGATAGAGGAGGGCACGCTGGAGGAGatcgaggaggaggtgcggCACAAGAAGACCACGCGCAAGCGCAAGCGCGACCGCGACCTGGACCTgcccggcccggccccgcccagcgcCTCCACGCCCCGCCCGCGGGAGAAGGACGAGGACGCCGCCAAGAAGCAGAAGAAGCGCGGGCGCCCCCCCGCGGAGAAgctctcccccaacccccccgccctcaccaAGAAGATGAGGAAGACCGTCGATGCCGTCATCAAGTACAGGGACGG CAACAACGGGAGGCAGCTGAGCGAGGTCTTCATCCAGCTGCCGTCCCGCAAGGAGCTGCCCGAGTACTACGAGCTCATCCGCAAGCCCGTCGACTTCCGCAAGATCAAG GAGCGAATCCGGAGCCACAAGTACCGCAGTCTGAACGACCTGGAGAAGGACGTCATGCTGCTGTGCCAGAACGCGCAGACCTTCAACCTGGAGGGCTCTCTG ATCTATGAGGACTCCATCGTGCTGCAGTCGGTCTTCACCAGCGTGCGGCAGAAGATCGAAAAGGAGGAGGACACCGAGGGCGATGacagcgaggaagaggaagaggaggctgaCGAGGGTTCTGAGTCAGAGT CCCGCTCGGTGAAGGTAAAGATCAAGCTGGGCCGGAAGGAGAAGGGGCTGGAGAGGGCGAAGGGCCGGCGCAGGATGGGTCGCGGCTCCAGGGCCAAACCAGTGGTGAGCGACGACGACAGCGAGGatgagcaggaggag GAGCGTTCGGCTAGTGGCAGCGAAGAGGACTGA
- the smarca4a gene encoding SWI/SNF related, matrix associated, actin dependent regulator of chromatin, subfamily a, member 4a isoform X3, protein MNWVDLNEEETILIIRRLHKVLRPFLLRRLKKEVEAQLPEKVEYVIKCDMSALQRVLYRHMQAKGVLLTDGSEKDKKGKGGTKTLMNTIMQLRKICNHPYMFQHIEESFSEHLGFTNGIVQGPDLYRASGKFELLDRILPKLRATNHKVLLFCQMTTLMTIMEDYFAFRNFQYLRLDGTTKADDRGMLLKTFNDPASQYFIFILSTRAGGLGLNLQSADTVVIFDSDWNPHQDLQAQDRAHRIGQQNEVRVLRLCTVNSVEEKILAAAKYKLNVDQKVIQAGMFDQKSSSHERRAFLQAILEHEEQDEEEDEVPDDETVNQMIARSEEEFDHFMRMDLDRRREEARNPKRRPRLMEEDELPGWIMKDDAEVERLTCEEEEEKMFGRGSRQRKEVDYSDSLTEKQWLKAIEEGTLEEIEEEVRHKKTTRKRKRDRDLDLPGPAPPSASTPRPREKDEDAAKKQKKRGRPPAEKLSPNPPALTKKMRKTVDAVIKYRDGNNGRQLSEVFIQLPSRKELPEYYELIRKPVDFRKIKERIRSHKYRSLNDLEKDVMLLCQNAQTFNLEGSLIYEDSIVLQSVFTSVRQKIEKEEDTEGDDSEEEEEEADEGSESESRSVKVKIKLGRKEKGLERAKGRRRMGRGSRAKPVVSDDDSEDEQEEERSASGSEED, encoded by the exons ATGAATTgg gtggatCTGAACGAGGAGGAGACCATTCTGATTATCAGGCGTCTGCACAAGGTTCTCAGGCCCTTCCTCTTGCGCCGGCTCAAGAAGGAGGTCGAGGCCCAGCTGCCCGAGAAG GTGGAGTACGTCATCAAGTGTGACATGTCCGCCTTGCAGAGGGTTctgtacagacacatgcaggccAAGGGCGTCCTGCTCACCGACGGCTCCGAGAAAGACAAGAAG GGTAAGGGAGGTACCAAGACCCTGATGAACACGATCATGCAGCTGAGGAAGATCTGCAACCATCCCTACATGTTCCAGCACATCGAG GAATCCTTCTCCGAGCACTTGGGATTCACAAACGGGATCGTTCAAGG GCCCGACCTGTACCGCGCCTCTGGGAAGTTTGAGCTGCTGGACCGCATCCTGCCCAAGCTGCGGGCCACCAACCACAAGGTGCTGCTCTTCTGCCAGATGACCACGCTCATGACCATCATGGAGGACTACTTCGCCTTCCGGAACTTCCAGTACCTGCGCCTGGATG gtaCTACGAAGGCTGATGACCGAGGCATGCTGCTGAAGACCTTTAACGACCCCGCGTCTCAGTACTTCATCTTCATCCTGAGCACccgggcgggggggctgggccTCAACCTGCAGTCCGCCGACACCGTGGTCATCTTCGACAGTGACTGGAACCCCCACCAG gacctgCAGGCCCAGGACAGGGCCCACCGAATCGGGCAGCAGAACGAGGTGCGCGTCCTGCGCCTCTGCACCGTCAACAGCGTGGAGGAGAAGATCCTGGCCGCCGCCAAGTACAAGCTGAACGTGGACCAGAAGGTGATCCAGGCCGGCATGTTCGACCAGAAGTCCTCCAGCCACGAGCGCCGCGCCTTCCTGCAGGCCATCCTGGAGCACGAGGAGCAGGACGAG GAGGAGGACGAGGTGCCGGATGACGAGACTGTGAACCAGATGATCGCCAGAAGTGAGGAGGAGTTTGACCACTTCATG CGGATGGACCTGGACCGGCGGCGGGAGGAGGCCCGGAACCCCAAGCGCCGGCCGCGGCTGATGGAGGAGGACGAGCTGCCCGGCTGGATCATGAAGGACGACGCCGAGGTGGAGCGGCTCACctgcgaggaggaggaggagaagatgtTCGGCCGCGGCTCCCGACAGCGCAAGGAGGTGGACTACAGCGACTCGCTCACGGAGAAGCAGTGGCTCAAG GCGATAGAGGAGGGCACGCTGGAGGAGatcgaggaggaggtgcggCACAAGAAGACCACGCGCAAGCGCAAGCGCGACCGCGACCTGGACCTgcccggcccggccccgcccagcgcCTCCACGCCCCGCCCGCGGGAGAAGGACGAGGACGCCGCCAAGAAGCAGAAGAAGCGCGGGCGCCCCCCCGCGGAGAAgctctcccccaacccccccgccctcaccaAGAAGATGAGGAAGACCGTCGATGCCGTCATCAAGTACAGGGACGG CAACAACGGGAGGCAGCTGAGCGAGGTCTTCATCCAGCTGCCGTCCCGCAAGGAGCTGCCCGAGTACTACGAGCTCATCCGCAAGCCCGTCGACTTCCGCAAGATCAAG GAGCGAATCCGGAGCCACAAGTACCGCAGTCTGAACGACCTGGAGAAGGACGTCATGCTGCTGTGCCAGAACGCGCAGACCTTCAACCTGGAGGGCTCTCTG ATCTATGAGGACTCCATCGTGCTGCAGTCGGTCTTCACCAGCGTGCGGCAGAAGATCGAAAAGGAGGAGGACACCGAGGGCGATGacagcgaggaagaggaagaggaggctgaCGAGGGTTCTGAGTCAGAGT CCCGCTCGGTGAAGGTAAAGATCAAGCTGGGCCGGAAGGAGAAGGGGCTGGAGAGGGCGAAGGGCCGGCGCAGGATGGGTCGCGGCTCCAGGGCCAAACCAGTGGTGAGCGACGACGACAGCGAGGatgagcaggaggag GAGCGTTCGGCTAGTGGCAGCGAAGAGGACTGA